The DNA window CATAAATTAACGGAGTCTCTTTTCCGAATTCAGATTTTATTGTTGGAAACTTTCGGCTATCGTCCGCTTTAACTCTACGTAAGTTCCCTATAGAGAACGGTTCATTTTTGGGAGAAAGATGTCGCACACCTTTTTTCAAACACGTATACGAAAAATTATCCTCACGCTGCCAATCTCCCCAATCAGATATTAATCCATTAAACTCTTGTCTGCGCTTCTTCTGAACTCCATTCCATAATTCAGACTGCGAATAGATGCGTGTTGTAGTATGTGAAAAGGATAACTGCATCTGCTCATAGTTATGCACCCGCTCCTGCATAAGTTTTCGAGCATACGCATCCGCTTGCGCTTTAACCGGATCATACATTGCAACGGTACCATCATACTTCATATAGACAACAATGGAATCACTGGGTGCATTCCGCCCATTTTGCCCCCTAGTATCCGTGGGCATACAATTCCAAACTTGCCCTAACCGCTGAAACACATATTTCTGAATCGTATCTTCAGTAACAATTGAGTCAAACTTCCCAATAATTGCGGACTCGTCAGCATTATATTTTCCATGTTCAGGTGCAATAAACGAACTCGGCATTGCCATTTCACCTGCCCATTCTTTTGTGAGCATCCACCATGCAACATCCAGAACGAAACTCTTCCCCAATCCGTTATCGCCTGTAAAAACAGTCAGCCTGTCCCCAAAGTCTATTGCTAGATGCTCAGAGGGTCCGACATTGCTCAGTGCTAAAGTTTTAATCATCAGCTTCTCCATTATACGACTCGGATGCACACACACAGCCTACAACACTAAAAAAATCTTCCAGTTACTATAGTCCACTCAGGTCTTTTGTCCAGTAAAGCATACCCTCTTTCCTTCTCTTTTCATTCGCACTCAGCACCTTAGATTCAAGCTCCACAAAAAAACGAATCAACCTGACATATACAATTCCACCATCGACATTCGTCTTGTAAAATTACAAGTCCATACCCATAACCGTGCAAGCACCACAGCAGGAAAAATATATGCAAAAAGTTACCACACAAAGTGTTTTCGACTCTATAAAGCAAGACTTCGGCTGCTCTGTTGGATTAACCCGTGAAGATTATGAATTATGCGCTGCCCGAGAGCATTCTTCTCAACAGAACTCGCCGGAACATTGCAGGGGAAAGCACATTTGCTTTCTGCGTTACTCTGGACATTGTGGAGCCAGCAACACAGGACGCCTCGCATATATCCTTAATCCTGATAAAAAAAATAGCTACGACATTATTCTCCGCGTGCACGTTGTTGTCGGTGAGGAAACAGAGTCCCGCGAAATGCCGCTTACACTCCCGCCAGCATCTAAACTTGGGTTAAGCTGCACAAAAACATTTTCTAATCCAGAAGCGGCACTGTGCTACACTATTATTCAAGAAAAAAAAGGAGTAGATGACGCTTTTGCATAAGTATCGTCATCGTGCCTTTCAAGCTAACCAAATGACCATGACGTACTACACGACATGCCCCCGCACAACATCTTCAAAATACGTATTTTATACGAACAGGCTGATTAAAGGTATTAACTATGGGACGTGGGCAGAAATACTATCAGTAACGCCCCGCTTCCAGTACTCTTGTAGTGCAGAAAATCACAGGGCTATAAACCACTTGCCCAGTGTATATGCAGACACACAATGTATGGAGGCTATGCATGAAGTATATGTTTTTTCTTCTCATTTTCTATATAGCCATCGCAACATTTGTGCTGCAAAAAGTTCTCGGTTTAGCTCAAGTTAGCGACGCGATATTCCCGGGCATTGCAGCCGGAATTTTGCTTACAGTTATCCATAAGACTGTGAAGCGAAAACTCAAAGAGCGATGAGACAAACTCCACTCTCCGGCACAACGACGCACAAAGCCCCCGAAAGTACATTTCGGGGGCTTGCTTTAGCACACAGGAAGCAACCCCATAACATCTAGAAAAATATATATACAGCAGACGACATTAGTTGTCCTTGTTGGTTATTCTCAACACTACATGGCAATACGCTCTATTTGACGCGGCAGCCCCGCTCTATCCCCACGGTTACTAAGTACGCATACCGACTTTCCGTAACGGGCATGTTGCCCTATATCAAAATGAAACCATGACATGCCCCCGAACGCTTCAATACGCTGCATAAATTCAAATTGAGGGGCATTAACATCGGTAAGCATTTCATCCCACAGTTCATCTGGAGTTACCGTTTTGAATTTACAGTCCATTGCACGAAATTGCTTGTGCTCTGAAAGCATTGCCCCTTCACTACAGTCCAGAGGTCTCCAGCCTGAGAATCTGAACATATGCGGTGCACCCTTCTGCCACTCATGTTCTTCATAAGCATGCCAATTGTTGATAGAGCAAGCCCCATACCGTTCCCGCAGTCTGTCTAACGTAATAAGAATACGATAGTCGAACAATCGGAACAGTACATTTTTATTTGAACGGTATACTGTTGCATATAACTCAGGCAACAAAACTGGTGGCGGCAAGAGCTCTTCAATTCTAAAATACCGCGGAACATAGACACTCCCCATTACTTGCCTCCACGCCTGAATGATCTCAATTCAGCCATATCTTTTCCCTTGTCTGAAAACATCTATACTCTTCGAGTAGTTATACGCCTAACCTGTACTTAAAAAAGCACAGATACACGTTGTCTCCCTGCATCACGCGAAACCAACTCAAAAAATTTCGAAAAAAGAAACCGCTTCACCATGCCAGATTCTAGCTATCTAAACCAGACCCCAACCTTCATTTGTTCCACCTCCATACCCACACGTTTCAACTATGCAATGTTACATAGCAGACCTTTGGCATAATTTTCCAACAATCAAATTAAAATCTCATTATACCCTGACAAGCTTTTTCATGAAGCGATGGGAGACAACACTAAGACCATCATACCACCCACTTTTCCCCAACACGGCAGCATGCCTAACGTCCCTCCTCATGTCCTTTCGCATTAGATTTTTTCGTGAGCAGAAAAAACGCTTTCTCTTTAATCAAATATTGAATTTTTTCTCGTGAATCATTACAGTCACTCGCGAGGTGAACATGCTAAACAGATTTTTATTAATGCTCAGCAACAGTGTCCTTTCTTTTACTCTTTTTTTTGTTATCTTATTTATACTAAGCTCTTCTCCATACCTAGGCTAAACAGTCATTTGCTGTCTGCCTTTTAAATTTTCTTGATACCACTTCCCCTTCTGCTCATATATTCGGAAGAGGTACTCTTTACTTATGTCCGCAAAAAAAGCCGCTCCTACATATGTAGAAGCGGCTTTTTTATGGCGTGCTGCCTGCGTGATGCTTTAACCTGCCAAACATTACCACCCTGTGCATCAAATAGCCGGATGATAACAATTTAGCTAACATGTGTGCCCCGTTACAGTAGTAACAGAGTTTTACCTTGTTACAGAGAGAGCACACACATGAAATATATTCTCACAGTTCTATGCCTGCTAGCCCTTTTAGGCTGCAAGCCTGAATACTACTTTCCAGACAAAACAATCCCGATGAATTATGCATTGGCAGCGAAAACACTAACTGATTTTCAAATATGTTATGGTCTAATGTCACAGAACTATAGTCTTGCGTTAAACCAAATGCTTGAAGACGGACGCTGTATTCTTGCCACTAACAAATTCTTTGTCCCTATCGGCACACCTACTCGCGATCAAAATTTTATTTACGGTATTATTTACCCTGACTGCGAATACGTATTCATTAACCAGAACTGGTACAAATACTAATACTAGTTGCTATGTATATCGCAATCGAATGCCACAAACCGTTTCCAACAGTTCACTAAGTGACAGTACTTTATACATAGGCAATTTTACACGGGGAGCAATGGCGGTAACATCTATCGCCTGCTCTCCCTTACTATTTCTCGCGTGTCCGTAAAGGTATACGTTTCCGCTAGCATCTTGCACAACAGCCGTAAGTATAAATCGTATATTTTCGGCGTGTTCTCTTTTTTTTGTATATGAAAAATCTATTGGAAATCCTTCATCAGTGAACCACAAAACAGTATGTGCAGAGCTAGTGTTGCGCGGATTCACATACTTTTTACGCTTCCGTGGTGCAACGGTGACCTCTACGATGCCCCCACTTCGCCTTTGCGTAATTTCTTCTATCAATTGCTCGTAGTTCCGTGCAATACTGCGTCTCCACCAACTATTCACAGCCAACACCACGACTACGACCACACCAATAATCCAGTACATACAACGCGCCTCCGTATTCGCACAGAACTAACTTCACTGTGGTGTGTTTCTACATTGTATGCTCAAGGGCTAGATCGCGCTGCATCCCGGCAAGCTAGAGATACAAAATATGTTTCGACACAGCAGCACTGCGTTGAAACATTTTTTTGCTTAATACCGCCTTAAGAGAAATAAAATAGCAGCAACGCAAGGTTGCAATGTAGCAACACACCTCTAATCAATTCATTTCTGACCAGAATGCTACTTTTCTGCATATCGATAAAGATATATCTTGCCTTACATATTGAAGATGATGCAAAAGAAAATACATTTTTTCACTCATGGCGGCAATAGCATTACGTAGAACACCTTGCTATATCGACAAAAAAA is part of the Halodesulfovibrio sp. genome and encodes:
- a CDS encoding AAA family ATPase; the encoded protein is MIKTLALSNVGPSEHLAIDFGDRLTVFTGDNGLGKSFVLDVAWWMLTKEWAGEMAMPSSFIAPEHGKYNADESAIIGKFDSIVTEDTIQKYVFQRLGQVWNCMPTDTRGQNGRNAPSDSIVVYMKYDGTVAMYDPVKAQADAYARKLMQERVHNYEQMQLSFSHTTTRIYSQSELWNGVQKKRRQEFNGLISDWGDWQREDNFSYTCLKKGVRHLSPKNEPFSIGNLRRVKADDSRKFPTIKSEFGKETPLIYASAGIRKILSLLYALTWAWSEHIELCDKYSMKPSGNIILLIDEVEAHLHPQWQRSILQSLESVMGNLLMGQNVSTQLICTTHAPLVLASLEPFFDETEDVLYSFDLNRKKCEIELKKEEWIRRGSSAAWLTSPVFGLETDSSEQREDAIKEAKLAVRNRVDEKEAQLVHRKLVMTLHQADPFWSFWRSRAEKRGWNL